In the genome of bacterium, the window GTGGCGCTCGTCCTTTTGCTGGCGGGGCCGGTCCTTTCGATGCTCCCGGCCGGCGTGGCCGGTGGACTCTGGGCGACGGCGGCGGCGCTCGCGGCCTACAACGCGATGCTGGTCGTCATGGGGCCGCGCCGGGACCGGTTATGGTTGACGCACTTTGCCGTGCAGATCACGGTGGACTGCGTGGCGCTCGCCACCTTCGTGCATCTGGCCGGCGGCCCGGAAAATCCCTTCCTTCCGCTTTTCGTGCTCCACGTCGTCACCGCGGGTATTGTCATGTCGAGCCGCGGCGCGCTGTTTACGCTCGGCCTCGCCATCGCTATTGTTTCAACGATCATTCTTGGGGAAGGCAGCGGCCTCATCCCCCACCATTGCCTGCGCGGCCCGGGCGCGGCGTGTAGCACCGGAATTCTCGACCTGCGTGCGATCGCCCAGCTCGGCGGCCTCGTGCTCTCTCTTGTCGGCGCATCCCTTTTCACGCGTTTCCTGGCGGCAAGGCTGCGCGCCGGCCAACGGCGTTTGCTTTCCACCGTCACGGAACTTACCGCCGAGAGACAACGGCTGGCGGACACGCGAGCGGCGATCGAAACCGAGCGCTCCCGGTTGCAGGCGATCATCGACTGCATGGACGACGCGGTGACCTTTCTGGGACCCGGCGGCATTCCGCTGTTCAGCAACCGCAAGGCGCGGGATCTCTGGCGTAACGGCGCGCCGCCGGGAGGCTACGAATCCCGCGGCGTTTTGCCTCATAACGGCGGCGCCCGCGCCGCCTCGCGCGCCCGGACCTCGTTCGAGCAGGGAGGCCGCGCGTTTGACGCGATCCGTTCGCCGGTGCGCGGCGCAAAGGGAGCGAACCTTGGAACGGTGTTGGTCGTGCGCGACGTGACCGACCGCCTCGCGATGGACAAGCGCCACATGCACGAGGAGCGGATGAACGTCGTGGGCAAGCTCGCCGCGACGATCGCTCACGAAATCAACAACCCGATCGGGGTCTTGTGTTTGTATAGCCAGCATGCGCTGGCCCACCTGTCGCGGGACAACCCCGTCTACAAGAATCTCGAGACGATCCGCCGCAACGCCGAGGATTGCCGCACGATCATCGGGAACCTTCTGAAGCTGGCCCGTTCGCCGAAGCCGGAGCGCCGGCGGGTTGACCTGCGGCGGTTGTGCCGCGAGGTGGTCGAGTTCGTCGAGCCGCTGGCGCTGCGTCATGGTATTGCAATCTCGGGCGGGATTCACGCGAGCGACGTGCCGATCTGGGCGCAAGCCGACGCAAGCATGTTGCATCAGGCGCTGCTCAATCTGGCGGTGAACGCCATCGAAGCCGGCGGCGCGGGCGACGAGGTCTCGATCGGCGCTTACGAAACGCAGGACGGCCTATCGCCCGCGCAGGCCATCGAGGTCCGCGACACTGGCGCGGGGATTGCCGCCGGCGATCTCGAACGGATCTTCCAGCCGTTTTTCACGACGAAACAGACGGGGACCGGGCTTGGACTTTCCGTTGCCGACAACATCGTCAAGGGCCACGACGGCCGGATCGATGTGGAGAACGCGCCGGGTAGGGGAACGGTCTTTCGCATCGTCCTGCCTGACCCCGCGCGGGACGACATGCCGCCGGACCCGCCCCGCTTGGGCGGGGAAACCTTTTTCGCGGCGGGCCGGGCATGACAGGCGCGCGCATTCTCGTCGTGGACGATAATCGCGACCTGGCGAACGGAATCGCCATGGTGCTCGGCGAAGCCGGGCTCAAAGCCCACGTCGCGTATTCCGCCCCAAGCGCGCTTGAGCTCCTGGAAGCCGGCGAATTCGAACTGGTGTTGAGCGATATCCGCATGCCTTCCATGAGCGGCCTCGATTTGCTCAAGGACATCCGCGCGCGCTGGCCGTTGACGAAGGTCGTCCTGATCACGGCCTACGGCGCCATCGACACGGCCGTCGATGCGATGAAAGGCGGGGCGTGCGACTATCTGACCAAACCTTTCGACAACGACGCGCTCGTGGACGTCGTGCGGCGCGCCCTCGCAAGCGGCGTCGCCTCCGGCGGCACCGACACGGCCTCCGTCGTCGGCGACGTCGCGGCGGCCATTTCCGCCGAGGATCTCTTGCCCAGTTTAAGAAGCGCGCTTGCGGTGCTTCTCGAAGCCACCGGCGCGGACGATGGTGAGATATTCCTGTGCGAACCCGAAGGAAGGGATCCGCTGCTCGCCGCGTGGGCGGGACCGGACGCCATCGCGCTTGCGGATCGAACGCGCTTCGAACCCGGCGTCGGCTATCCGGGTATCGTCGTGGCGACGGGCAAACCGTTGTCCACCAAGGGCGGACTGGCGGACGATTCGCGATATCTAAGGCGGCGCGTCGTCGATGCCGGTATACGTTCGTTTGTGGCCGTTCCCCTTCCCGACACACACGGAGCCCTGGGCTCGATCCACCTGATGTCCCGGCGCCATGATTTTCCGACCGAACACGTGCTCGAGTTGCTGACGCGTGCCGCTTCGCCCGTCAGCAATGTGGTGCGCGCCGGACTCGCGGCATTGCGTCAGTCGGTCGACCGCGTTTGCGGCGACACCGACGAATCGACCGGCCCGCCGCTTCGCGTCCTTCTTGAATCCATGAGGCAGGTCGCGGGCGCCCGCAATGGATCGCTGTTTCTGATCGATCCGCGCACCGGATACCCGGACCGTGTCGTGTCCACCGGCCCGGCATCGCTGTCGTGCGGACACGCCGCGGAGAACTCCTGGATGGGCTGCCCTTCCATCCTGGCCGCGCACGGGTTCGTCGCGGACTCCAGCCGCCGTACCTGGCCCGACCGCTGCCGGTGCGGACTGCCGCGGCGTGCGGCGACGCCTTGTTGTCTTCCGCTCGTCGCGGGAGGGCACGTTTACGGCGTCGTCTTTCTTGATTTCGGAAGGGATGGAGCCGAAAACGCGATCGGCCGGCTCGTGCCGCTTTTGACGATGGCGCACCAGACCGCCGTCAGGCTGCAATCGCATCGCGCGGGGCACACGCCGACCGTGGAAAGTAACGGTTTCGCCGCCGGCGCCGCGGCGCACCCGACGCCGGGGCTCGAGTTACGTTGCCTTGGTTCCTTTACTCTTGCCCTTGGGGGCCGGCCGGTGCCGGCCGAGGCCTTTTCGCGAAGCAAGGCGCTCGCGTTGCTCAAGTTCCTTGCCTTAAAGGCCGGCACGCCGCAGCACCGCGACGTGCTCATCGAACACCTGTGGCCCGAGGTCAACCCCCGGCACGGGATCAACCGGCTGTATGGCGTCATCCACGACCTTCGCTCGGTGATCGAGCCGCGCCGGGCCCGGCAGGAATGGCTCTACGTCGTCAATCGGGGCGAATTTTATTATCTCAATCTGGATGCGCCGATCGACCTTGATCTCGTCCGTTTTCGCAAGTTGTCGTCGCGGGGGCTTCGGGCCGGTTTCGCGGCGACCGCGGACGTCATCGACGACCTCGAACGGGCCGTGGAGCTTTACCGGGGCGATCTGTTCGAGGACGATCCGTTTTCCTCCTGGTGCGAGGCGGAACGGCAGAAACTGAAGGAAACGCACGCGAACATGCTCGATCGGCTCGCGCGGCTTCACGCAAAACGGGGCGCGCCGGAAAAAGCGCTCGAATGCCTGCGCCTCGCGCGGCATTCGTCACCGTTTTGCGAGAACCTTTTGCAGGCGCAAATGCGTCTGCTTTCCGAATTGGGGCGACCCGCGGAAGCGATGGCGTGCTATCAGGATTACCGGCGGCTGCTGATGGACGATCTCGATGCCGAACCCACCGAGGATATCCGGATTCTCTATCGGCGCCTGATGAGAACGACGCAGGAACAGGCGAACCGGCAAGGGCGACCCGCGTCCCGGCCATGACCGCGACGTCCCGCTAACGCGAACACCATTTACGGCGTGCCCGATCCGCTTTCCTCGCGGGCGTCTTCGTCCGCTTCCATGGCCCCGCGCAGGTAGGTGAACGAACCGACGAGCCACACGAGCGTGCCAAGGCCGAGGAAAGCGAGCGTGCCCCGCGCGAACGGGACGGCGTTCCGGAACAGGATGTCGCCGATATCGGTATCCATCCCGCCGGCAAAGCAGGCCGCGCAGTAGAGAATCACGCCCACGACCGTCATGACGAAGCCGGCGAAAATCATCCGCTTA includes:
- a CDS encoding response regulator is translated as MTGARILVVDDNRDLANGIAMVLGEAGLKAHVAYSAPSALELLEAGEFELVLSDIRMPSMSGLDLLKDIRARWPLTKVVLITAYGAIDTAVDAMKGGACDYLTKPFDNDALVDVVRRALASGVASGGTDTASVVGDVAAAISAEDLLPSLRSALAVLLEATGADDGEIFLCEPEGRDPLLAAWAGPDAIALADRTRFEPGVGYPGIVVATGKPLSTKGGLADDSRYLRRRVVDAGIRSFVAVPLPDTHGALGSIHLMSRRHDFPTEHVLELLTRAASPVSNVVRAGLAALRQSVDRVCGDTDESTGPPLRVLLESMRQVAGARNGSLFLIDPRTGYPDRVVSTGPASLSCGHAAENSWMGCPSILAAHGFVADSSRRTWPDRCRCGLPRRAATPCCLPLVAGGHVYGVVFLDFGRDGAENAIGRLVPLLTMAHQTAVRLQSHRAGHTPTVESNGFAAGAAAHPTPGLELRCLGSFTLALGGRPVPAEAFSRSKALALLKFLALKAGTPQHRDVLIEHLWPEVNPRHGINRLYGVIHDLRSVIEPRRARQEWLYVVNRGEFYYLNLDAPIDLDLVRFRKLSSRGLRAGFAATADVIDDLERAVELYRGDLFEDDPFSSWCEAERQKLKETHANMLDRLARLHAKRGAPEKALECLRLARHSSPFCENLLQAQMRLLSELGRPAEAMACYQDYRRLLMDDLDAEPTEDIRILYRRLMRTTQEQANRQGRPASRP